The Vibrio pomeroyi genome window below encodes:
- the trmD gene encoding tRNA (guanosine(37)-N1)-methyltransferase TrmD translates to MWVGVISLFPEMFRSVTDFGVTGQAVKKGLLSIETWNPRDFTHDKHRTVDDRPYGGGPGMLMMVQPLRDAIQTAKQASPGKTKVIYLSPQGRKLDQKGVEELATNENLLLICGRYEGVDERIIQSEVDEEWSIGDFVMTGGELPAMTLIDSVSRFVPGVLGDFASAEEDSFANGLLDCPHYTRPEVLDDKDVPSVLKSGNHKDIRRWRLKQSLGRTWLRRPELLENLALTDEQEQLLAEFIKEQRS, encoded by the coding sequence ATGTGGGTTGGCGTAATTAGCCTATTTCCTGAAATGTTCCGTTCAGTTACTGATTTTGGAGTAACGGGTCAAGCGGTAAAGAAAGGTCTTTTATCTATTGAGACATGGAATCCTCGCGATTTCACTCATGATAAACATCGCACTGTTGATGACAGACCTTACGGTGGTGGTCCTGGCATGTTAATGATGGTTCAGCCTTTGCGCGACGCTATCCAAACTGCCAAGCAAGCATCACCGGGAAAGACGAAGGTTATCTATCTTTCACCTCAAGGTCGTAAACTCGACCAGAAAGGTGTTGAAGAGCTGGCAACAAACGAGAATTTACTTCTTATTTGTGGTCGCTACGAAGGGGTAGATGAGCGCATCATTCAATCTGAAGTTGACGAAGAATGGTCAATTGGAGATTTTGTGATGACGGGTGGCGAGCTGCCAGCCATGACGCTGATTGATTCAGTATCTCGGTTTGTTCCGGGTGTACTTGGAGATTTCGCTTCAGCAGAAGAAGATTCTTTTGCAAATGGCTTGCTAGATTGTCCCCATTATACGCGCCCTGAGGTGCTAGACGATAAAGATGTGCCATCGGTACTCAAGTCTGGAAACCATAAGGACATTCGTCGCTGGCGATTAAAACAATCGTTGGGCCGAACTTGGCTAAGAAGACCAGAACTCCTGGAAAACCTAGCTCTGACTGACGAACAGGAACAATTACTGGCTGAATTCATTAAAGAGCAACGCTCTTAA
- the rimM gene encoding ribosome maturation factor RimM (Essential for efficient processing of 16S rRNA): MSMKGKETMSKQDEKIVMGKFGATYGIRGWLKVFSYTDNAESIFDYSPWYVNQKGKWVEFKVESWKRHNKGMVCKLEGFEIREDAHVLTNFEIAVDPASLPELSEEEFYWRELFGMQVVTTKGYDLGVVTDMLETGSNDVLVIKANLKDAFGQKERLVPYLEEQVIKKVDREAQRIEVDWDPGF, encoded by the coding sequence ATGTCGATGAAGGGTAAAGAAACAATGAGCAAGCAAGACGAAAAAATTGTTATGGGCAAGTTTGGTGCTACCTATGGCATTCGTGGCTGGCTTAAAGTTTTTTCCTACACAGACAATGCTGAAAGCATATTTGATTACTCCCCTTGGTACGTTAACCAAAAGGGGAAGTGGGTTGAATTCAAAGTAGAAAGCTGGAAACGTCATAACAAAGGTATGGTGTGTAAGCTGGAAGGTTTTGAGATCCGCGAGGACGCTCATGTACTGACCAACTTTGAAATTGCAGTAGACCCTGCTTCGTTACCAGAATTGTCAGAAGAGGAATTCTACTGGCGTGAATTGTTTGGTATGCAAGTTGTAACCACTAAAGGTTACGATCTAGGTGTTGTTACAGACATGCTAGAAACTGGCTCAAACGATGTTCTAGTAATCAAAGCAAATCTTAAAGATGCTTTCGGACAAAAGGAACGGTTAGTACCGTACCTTGAAGAGCAAGTGATCAAGAAAGTTGATCGCGAAGCTCAACGGATCGAAGTTGACTGGGATCCTGGATTCTAA
- the rpsP gene encoding 30S ribosomal protein S16, giving the protein MVTIRLARHGAKKRPFYQIVVADSRNAATGRFIEKVGFFNPTAQGQEEGLRLDLDRVNHWVGQGASLSDRVAKLVKDAQKAA; this is encoded by the coding sequence ATGGTAACCATTCGTTTGGCACGTCACGGTGCAAAGAAGCGCCCATTCTATCAAATCGTAGTTGCGGATAGCCGTAACGCTGCAACTGGCCGTTTCATCGAGAAAGTAGGTTTCTTTAACCCTACTGCTCAAGGTCAAGAAGAAGGTCTTCGTCTAGACCTAGATCGTGTTAACCACTGGGTTGGTCAAGGCGCATCTCTATCTGATCGTGTAGCTAAGCTAGTTAAAGACGCTCAAAAAGCGGCTTAA
- the ffh gene encoding signal recognition particle protein — MFDNLTDRLSKTLKNISGKGRLTEDNIKETLREVRMALLEADVALPVVRDFVKRVKEGAVGVEVSKSLTPGQEFIKIVQAELEAVMGESNEALNLAAQPPAVILMAGLQGAGKTTSVGKLSKLLTERDKKKVLVVSADVYRPAAIKQLETLASDVGVDFFPSSADQKPLDIANAAIDHAKKKFYDVLLVDTAGRLAIDEEMMGEIKELHTAIKPVETLFVVDAMTGQDAANTAKAFGDALPLTGVILTKVDGDARGGAALSVRHITGKPIKFLGVGEKTDALEPFHPDRVASRILGMGDVLSLIEDLQKNVDTEKAEKLAKKFKEKKGFDLEDFREQLGQMQNMGGMMGMMDKLPGMSQLPDNVKDKVDDKMFKQMEAIINSMTMKERQRPDLIKGSRKKRIAAGSGTQVQDVNRMLKQFTQMQKMMKKMQKGGMKGMMRNMQGMMGGGGGMGGMGGGFNPFGR, encoded by the coding sequence ATGTTTGATAATTTAACGGATCGTCTATCCAAAACGCTGAAGAACATCAGCGGTAAAGGTCGTCTGACCGAAGACAATATAAAAGAGACGCTGCGTGAAGTACGTATGGCGCTACTTGAAGCCGACGTTGCACTGCCAGTTGTCCGCGATTTTGTTAAGCGCGTAAAAGAAGGCGCTGTGGGTGTTGAGGTTTCTAAATCTCTAACGCCAGGTCAAGAATTCATTAAGATCGTTCAAGCTGAACTTGAAGCGGTGATGGGTGAGTCTAACGAGGCTCTTAACCTAGCAGCGCAGCCGCCAGCTGTTATCTTAATGGCGGGTCTACAAGGTGCGGGTAAAACCACATCGGTAGGTAAGCTATCTAAGCTTCTAACTGAGCGTGACAAGAAAAAAGTTCTGGTTGTATCTGCCGACGTTTACCGTCCAGCGGCGATTAAACAGCTTGAAACGTTAGCAAGCGATGTAGGCGTAGACTTCTTCCCATCTTCAGCTGACCAAAAGCCTCTTGATATTGCAAACGCTGCAATCGACCACGCGAAGAAGAAATTCTACGATGTACTATTAGTCGATACTGCCGGTCGTTTGGCTATCGATGAAGAGATGATGGGCGAGATCAAAGAGCTTCATACTGCAATTAAACCAGTAGAGACGCTGTTCGTTGTTGATGCAATGACAGGTCAAGATGCTGCGAACACTGCAAAAGCCTTTGGCGATGCGCTACCACTAACCGGTGTTATCTTAACGAAAGTAGATGGTGATGCGCGTGGTGGTGCTGCACTGTCTGTTCGTCATATCACAGGTAAACCAATCAAGTTCTTGGGTGTTGGTGAGAAAACTGACGCACTAGAACCGTTCCACCCAGATCGTGTTGCTTCTCGTATCCTAGGTATGGGCGACGTACTGTCTCTTATTGAAGACCTACAGAAAAACGTTGATACCGAGAAAGCAGAGAAACTGGCTAAGAAGTTCAAAGAGAAGAAAGGCTTTGACCTTGAAGACTTCCGTGAACAGCTTGGTCAGATGCAAAACATGGGCGGCATGATGGGCATGATGGATAAGCTTCCAGGCATGTCTCAGCTACCAGACAACGTTAAAGATAAAGTTGATGACAAGATGTTCAAGCAGATGGAAGCGATCATCAACTCTATGACAATGAAAGAGCGTCAACGCCCTGACCTAATCAAAGGCTCACGCAAAAAGCGTATTGCTGCTGGTTCTGGTACACAGGTACAAGATGTAAACCGTATGCTTAAGCAGTTCACCCAAATGCAGAAGATGATGAAGAAGATGCAGAAAGGTGGCATGAAAGGCATGATGCGCAACATGCAAGGCATGATGGGCGGCGGTGGAGGTATGGGCGGAATGGGTGGTGGCTTTAACCCGTTCGGTCGATAA
- a CDS encoding inner membrane protein YpjD, translated as MDSLIAIAAAFLYTMAISTIIPGLVHQTGIRVKTVFISALLALAFHAWLLGDLIFNASGQNLSILNVASLISLIISLVMSGAMLRTRLWFILPVVYSFAALNLMAATFLPSTFIKHLENDPKLLVHISLALFSYATLTIGALYALQLAWLDHKLKKKKALVINPNLPPLMMVERQLFKIILIGNGLLTGTLLTGLIFVQDMFAQGKAHKAVLSFIAWIIYSILLWGHYQKGWRGQKVTWFALAGASMLTLAYFGSRFVQEIILN; from the coding sequence ATGGACAGTCTTATTGCGATCGCAGCAGCCTTTCTTTATACAATGGCGATTTCCACGATCATTCCAGGTCTCGTGCACCAAACAGGAATCCGTGTAAAAACGGTGTTTATCAGCGCATTACTTGCTTTAGCTTTCCATGCTTGGTTGCTTGGCGATTTAATCTTTAATGCCAGTGGCCAAAACCTCAGTATCTTGAACGTTGCTTCATTAATCAGTTTAATCATTTCTTTGGTGATGAGCGGCGCGATGCTCAGAACCCGCTTGTGGTTCATTTTGCCTGTTGTTTATAGCTTCGCAGCGCTTAACCTCATGGCAGCAACGTTTCTTCCAAGTACCTTTATTAAACATCTAGAGAATGACCCGAAACTGCTCGTGCACATCTCTCTAGCATTGTTCTCATACGCGACGCTGACTATCGGTGCGTTGTACGCCCTGCAACTCGCGTGGCTTGATCACAAGCTTAAAAAGAAAAAAGCCTTAGTGATTAACCCTAACCTACCTCCTTTAATGATGGTGGAGAGACAGCTTTTCAAGATCATTCTGATTGGTAATGGTTTATTAACGGGTACTTTGCTGACTGGCCTTATCTTCGTACAAGATATGTTTGCTCAAGGAAAGGCGCACAAAGCGGTATTGTCTTTTATCGCTTGGATTATCTACTCCATTCTTTTATGGGGTCACTACCAAAAAGGTTGGCGTGGACAGAAAGTCACTTGGTTCGCACTGGCGGGCGCCAGCATGCTCACATTAGCCTACTTCGGTAGCCGCTTCGTTCAGGAAATCATCCTGAACTAG
- a CDS encoding CNNM domain-containing protein, with translation MDDISTGILFALLACLIVISGYFSGSETGMMSLNRYRLKHLANTGHKGAKRVEKLLNRPDRLIGLILIGNNLVNILASAIATILGMRIYGDIGVAIATGTLTLVILVFAEVTPKTIASLFPERVSYASSILLMVLMKVLSPLVILVNFITNGFIRILGVKASHDATDHLSSEELRTVVNEAGSLIPQRHQDMLVSILDLEHVTVNDIMVPRNEITGIDINDDWKSIVRQLTHSPHGRVVLYRDQIDEVVGMLRLREAYRLMLEKNEFNKETLLRAADEIYFIPEATPLNIQLLKFQRNKQRIGLIVDEYGDINGLVTLEDILEEIVGEFTTSIAPSLSEEITPQSDGSFLIEGSANIRDINKGLQWALPTDGPRTLNGLILEHLEDIPESHLSVQVASHPMEIVELEENRIKLVRVFPQIVNG, from the coding sequence TTGGACGACATATCAACGGGTATCTTATTTGCGCTACTCGCGTGTCTCATTGTAATTTCTGGTTATTTCTCTGGTTCCGAAACGGGCATGATGTCCTTGAACCGCTACCGTTTAAAGCACTTGGCCAATACGGGTCATAAAGGTGCCAAACGTGTAGAAAAACTTCTGAACCGCCCAGACAGATTGATTGGCCTCATTCTCATCGGCAACAATCTCGTCAACATTCTGGCATCTGCGATCGCTACTATTCTTGGTATGCGCATTTACGGGGATATCGGTGTGGCTATCGCTACTGGTACCCTAACTCTCGTGATCCTCGTATTCGCCGAGGTAACCCCAAAAACCATTGCTTCTCTATTTCCTGAACGTGTCTCTTACGCCAGCAGCATCCTTTTGATGGTTCTGATGAAGGTACTGTCGCCATTGGTGATCTTAGTGAACTTCATTACCAATGGCTTCATTCGTATTTTGGGTGTCAAAGCCAGCCATGATGCGACCGACCACTTAAGCTCAGAAGAGCTCAGAACCGTGGTAAATGAAGCAGGCAGTCTTATTCCCCAGCGTCACCAAGATATGTTGGTGTCGATTCTAGATTTAGAGCACGTGACCGTGAACGACATCATGGTGCCTCGTAATGAAATCACGGGCATCGACATCAATGATGACTGGAAATCGATTGTTCGCCAACTGACCCACTCTCCTCATGGTCGTGTGGTTCTATACCGAGACCAGATAGATGAAGTGGTAGGTATGCTTAGGTTGCGTGAAGCTTACCGTTTAATGCTGGAAAAAAACGAATTCAATAAAGAGACCCTGCTGCGTGCGGCAGATGAGATCTACTTTATTCCTGAAGCGACACCACTCAACATTCAACTGCTTAAGTTTCAGCGCAATAAACAGCGCATCGGTTTGATTGTTGATGAGTATGGCGACATCAACGGCTTGGTTACCTTGGAAGATATTCTGGAAGAGATCGTTGGTGAGTTTACTACTTCAATTGCACCAAGCTTATCTGAAGAGATCACGCCACAAAGTGATGGTAGCTTCTTGATTGAAGGCAGTGCCAATATCCGAGATATCAACAAAGGCTTACAGTGGGCATTGCCTACCGACGGTCCAAGAACATTGAATGGTTTGATACTGGAACACCTTGAAGATATTCCAGAGAGTCACCTGAGTGTTCAGGTTGCCAGCCACCCAATGGAAATCGTAGAACTCGAAGAGAACCGTATCAAGCTGGTGCGAGTGTTCCCACAGATCGTTAACGGATAA
- the luxS gene encoding S-ribosylhomocysteine lyase translates to MPLLDSFTVDHTRMNAPAVRVAKTMQTPKGDTITVFDLRFTAPNKDILSEKGIHTLEHLYAGFMRNQLNGSDVEIIDISPMGCRTGFYMSLIGAPTEQQVADGWLAAMKDVLKVENQNKIPELNEYQCGTAAMHSLDEAKEIANAIIAAGISVNKNDELALPESMLQELKID, encoded by the coding sequence ATGCCTTTATTAGATAGTTTCACTGTTGATCACACACGCATGAACGCACCTGCAGTTCGTGTTGCTAAAACAATGCAAACCCCAAAAGGGGATACCATCACTGTGTTTGACCTGCGTTTCACTGCGCCAAACAAAGACATCCTATCTGAGAAAGGTATCCATACTCTTGAGCATCTATACGCTGGTTTCATGCGTAATCAGCTGAACGGTTCAGATGTAGAGATCATCGATATTTCACCAATGGGTTGTCGTACTGGTTTCTACATGAGCCTAATTGGTGCTCCTACAGAGCAACAAGTCGCTGACGGTTGGTTAGCTGCGATGAAAGACGTACTGAAAGTTGAGAACCAGAATAAGATCCCTGAGCTGAACGAATACCAATGTGGTACAGCGGCAATGCACTCTTTGGATGAAGCGAAAGAGATCGCGAATGCAATCATCGCTGCAGGCATCTCTGTAAACAAGAATGATGAACTGGCACTGCCAGAGTCGATGCTTCAAGAGCTTAAAATCGACTAA